In Apium graveolens cultivar Ventura chromosome 10, ASM990537v1, whole genome shotgun sequence, the following are encoded in one genomic region:
- the LOC141691187 gene encoding uncharacterized protein LOC141691187, with protein MAKYVRLVRAVMTQFDECHVEHISSEENIKDDALSKFASSEIEESSGSVYFRVLKKTEHRRQVNCPIGLKGSWIDPIKAHLQIGWLLNDAVEARRLFVRALRYTLIDGILYKRSFVVPYLRCLRPDEARLALEEVHEGICGQHLGGRALANKIARLGFYWPEMMVDAKEYVKKCDRCQKHAPIVRQPPEMMTYINSPIPFAMWGVDILLPFPMATA; from the coding sequence ATGGCGAAATATGTGCGCCTAGTAAGGGCcgtgatgactcagttcgatgaatgccatgttgagcacatttcAAGTGAGGAAAATATTAAGGACGATGCCTTGTCCAAATTTGCTTCATCAGAAATAGAAGAAAGCTCTGGGagtgtgtactttcgtgttttgaAAAAAACGGAGCATAGACGTCAAGTTAATTGCCCCATAGGACTTAAAGGGTCGTggatagatcctattaaggctcatTTACAAATCGGGTGGCTTCTTAATGATGCTGTGGAAGCAAGAAGGTTGTTTGTGCGAGCCCTAAGATATACTTTGATTGATGGGATTCTTTATAAAAGGTCTTTtgtggttccttatttaagatgtctcaggccggATGAGGCTCGACTTGCTTTAGAGGAAGTGCATGAGGGTATATGTGgccaacacttggggggcagggccctaGCCAACAAGATTGCTCgcttaggcttttattggccagaaatgatggttgacGCCAAAGAATATGTTAAGAaatgtgatcgttgtcagaaacatgcCCCTATAGTAAGGCAACCTCCCGAAATGATGACTTACATAAACTCCCCAATCCCATTTGCTATGTGGGGAGTGGATATTCTCTTGCCTTTCCCAATGGCTACTGCTTAA